One part of the Terriglobales bacterium genome encodes these proteins:
- a CDS encoding biopolymer transporter ExbD: protein MAMAVGGGKGGPSADINVTPLIDVLLVLLIIFMVITPLTPKGLDALVPQPPKDPQKQQEPNDRTIVVQVLKGNGNRPDLKINQDPATWDNLSDTLNNIFKTRAERVMFVKGDKDVDFQYVAQVIDIAHGVGVDKVGLITAKIEAGQ, encoded by the coding sequence ATGGCAATGGCAGTGGGCGGGGGCAAAGGTGGCCCTTCCGCCGACATCAATGTGACTCCCCTGATTGACGTGTTATTGGTGCTGTTGATCATCTTCATGGTCATCACGCCGCTCACGCCCAAGGGATTGGATGCTCTGGTTCCGCAACCTCCGAAAGATCCGCAGAAGCAACAGGAGCCGAACGATCGCACCATTGTGGTGCAGGTGCTGAAAGGCAACGGCAACCGTCCCGACCTGAAGATCAACCAGGACCCGGCTACGTGGGACAATCTGTCCGATACTCTAAATAACATCTTTAAGACCCGCGCCGAGCGCGTCATGTTTGTCAAAGGCGATAAAGACGTGGATTTTCAGTATGTAGCCCAGGTGATTGATATCGCCCATGGTGTGGGTGTGGATAAAGTTGGTCTGATTACAGCCAAGATTGAAGCTGGCCAATAG
- a CDS encoding tetratricopeptide repeat protein: MKICLRAVLVGLLACMVLSATGCDKLRARDQLNKGVQAYKNGRFEDAIEHFKNSVALDPDLGVARLYLATAYFGQYVPGVDTPENNRSAEQAIEQYQKVLESQPNQTNRITALKGIASLYFNMKKFDQAKEYQRKVLEQDPTDPEAYYSIGVIDWTKAYFPRQEARQKIGLKPEEPLKDEKVCEELRGKNAETVKEGVDMLSQAMKLRKDYDDAMAYLNLMYREKADIECGDPLQRTIDLKTADGYVEQAMEVKKRKAEEESKRTGGIVMDENK, translated from the coding sequence ATGAAAATATGCTTACGAGCCGTTCTAGTCGGGTTGCTCGCATGCATGGTGCTCTCGGCGACGGGCTGCGACAAGCTCAGGGCGCGCGACCAGTTGAACAAAGGCGTGCAAGCTTACAAGAACGGCCGCTTTGAGGATGCCATTGAGCACTTCAAGAATTCTGTGGCGCTCGATCCTGATCTCGGTGTAGCGCGTCTTTATCTGGCAACCGCCTACTTTGGCCAGTACGTGCCGGGCGTGGATACACCTGAGAACAATCGCAGCGCTGAACAGGCCATCGAGCAATATCAAAAGGTGCTGGAGAGCCAGCCCAACCAAACCAACCGCATCACTGCGCTCAAAGGTATTGCGTCGCTCTACTTCAACATGAAGAAATTCGACCAGGCCAAGGAGTATCAGCGAAAAGTGCTGGAGCAGGACCCCACAGACCCTGAAGCCTACTACTCCATCGGCGTCATTGACTGGACCAAAGCCTATTTCCCACGCCAGGAGGCGCGCCAAAAAATCGGGTTGAAGCCGGAAGAGCCCCTCAAGGATGAGAAAGTCTGCGAAGAACTCCGCGGCAAAAATGCGGAGACGGTCAAAGAGGGCGTGGATATGCTCAGCCAGGCCATGAAACTGCGAAAAGATTACGATGATGCCATGGCTTACCTCAACCTGATGTATCGCGAAAAAGCCGATATCGAATGCGGCGATCCGCTGCAGCGCACCATAGACCTGAAAACGGCCGATGGATACGTGGAACAGGCCATGGAAGTCAAGAAGCGCAAGGCCGAAGAAGAAAGCAAGCGGACCGGCGGCATCGTGATGGATGAGAACAAATAG
- the accC gene encoding acetyl-CoA carboxylase biotin carboxylase subunit, whose translation MFKKILIANRGEIAVRLIRACREMGVRSVAVYSDVDRTALHVRKADEAYYIGPAAATESYLCIDKLLQVARSCGADAIHPGYGFLSENPRFARACTEAGIKFIGPKAEAMEIMGSKTSGRRAMQSAGIPLVPGSTTPLSRAEALQVAEEVGYPVMLKAAAGGGGKGMRLVRAAKELESAFDAASSEALRAFGSAEVYIEKWIENPRHIEIQILADEHGHCVYLGERECSLQRRHQKVVEEAPSAVVDPELRRRMGEAALGVAQAAGYTNAGTVEFLVDAEKKFYFLEMNTRLQVEHPVTELVTGLDLVQLQINIAAGKPLPFAQEDVHLRGHAIECRLYAEDPENNFFPSPGKITRLMTPAGPGVREDSGVYEGWQVPLEYDPMLSKLIVWARTRKQAIARMERALDEYFIGGIKTNLPLFRKILRDPGFRKAEIHTGYLDQILAQSNTATQGKEEKDENDETNRREIAAVAAALFAATGKGGSLNGTAAAKVQTPPAWKMVARREGMRN comes from the coding sequence GTGTTCAAAAAAATCCTCATTGCAAATCGTGGAGAAATTGCAGTACGCCTGATTCGCGCCTGCCGCGAGATGGGTGTGCGCTCGGTCGCGGTTTATTCCGACGTAGACCGGACTGCATTGCACGTCCGTAAAGCTGACGAAGCCTATTACATTGGCCCGGCCGCTGCGACCGAATCTTATCTCTGCATTGATAAGCTGCTGCAGGTGGCCCGGAGTTGTGGAGCGGATGCCATCCATCCCGGCTACGGATTTCTCTCTGAAAATCCCCGCTTTGCCCGTGCGTGTACAGAAGCCGGCATCAAGTTTATTGGGCCCAAAGCGGAGGCCATGGAGATCATGGGTTCCAAGACCAGCGGGCGCCGGGCCATGCAGTCTGCCGGTATCCCGCTGGTTCCTGGTTCAACCACGCCCCTGTCGCGGGCAGAGGCCCTGCAGGTTGCCGAAGAGGTGGGTTATCCCGTCATGTTGAAGGCGGCAGCCGGCGGCGGAGGAAAGGGCATGCGCCTGGTGCGGGCCGCCAAAGAGCTGGAATCTGCCTTCGATGCCGCATCGAGCGAAGCTCTGCGCGCCTTTGGCAGCGCGGAAGTCTATATCGAAAAATGGATTGAAAATCCGCGCCACATTGAAATTCAAATTCTTGCTGACGAGCACGGCCATTGTGTTTACCTGGGAGAGAGAGAATGCTCTCTGCAGCGACGGCACCAGAAAGTTGTGGAAGAAGCCCCCTCCGCCGTGGTGGACCCCGAGTTGCGGCGCCGCATGGGCGAAGCGGCCCTGGGAGTGGCACAGGCGGCGGGCTATACCAATGCGGGCACAGTTGAGTTCCTGGTGGATGCGGAAAAGAAATTTTACTTTCTGGAGATGAATACGCGTTTGCAGGTAGAGCATCCCGTGACGGAGCTGGTGACCGGGCTTGACCTGGTGCAGCTTCAGATCAACATTGCCGCCGGCAAGCCCCTGCCTTTCGCCCAGGAGGATGTTCATCTGCGCGGACACGCCATTGAGTGCCGTCTCTACGCGGAAGATCCCGAGAATAATTTCTTTCCCTCTCCGGGAAAGATAACCCGGCTGATGACACCGGCGGGGCCCGGCGTGCGCGAAGACAGCGGGGTCTATGAGGGCTGGCAGGTCCCGCTGGAATACGACCCGATGCTTTCCAAGCTTATCGTCTGGGCGCGCACCCGCAAGCAGGCCATCGCCCGCATGGAGCGGGCCCTGGACGAATACTTTATAGGCGGCATTAAAACCAATCTCCCGCTCTTTCGTAAAATTTTGCGAGACCCCGGTTTTCGCAAAGCGGAAATTCATACCGGGTATCTTGACCAGATTCTTGCCCAATCGAATACAGCTACCCAGGGAAAAGAAGAGAAGGACGAAAACGACGAAACCAACCGGCGTGAGATTGCAGCGGTTGCAGCCGCGCTCTTTGCCGCCACGGGTAAGGGTGGGAGTCTGAATGGGACTGCCGCTGCCAAAGTACAAACACCACCGGCATGGAAGATGGTGGCACGCCGCGAGGGCATGCGCAATTAA
- a CDS encoding biotin/lipoyl-containing protein, producing the protein MIYQIKIEERTYQVQLTPGNSDGGWRCSLRENSEAEAREFQLDARETQPGVLSLLLDGRSYEIKREMTPAGVIVSVENHRYAAEVGDPRSLRTRRVAGDGDSGPQRITAPMPGKIVRIQVAEKAQVEQGQGILVIEAMKMQNELKSPKKGVVRKILVKEGMTANAGEVLAIVE; encoded by the coding sequence GTGATCTATCAAATCAAAATCGAGGAGCGCACTTACCAGGTGCAATTAACACCCGGTAACAGTGATGGTGGCTGGCGTTGCAGCTTGCGTGAAAACAGTGAGGCCGAAGCACGGGAGTTTCAGCTCGATGCCAGAGAGACACAACCGGGGGTGCTCTCGCTTTTACTGGATGGCCGGTCGTATGAAATTAAACGTGAAATGACCCCGGCGGGAGTTATTGTCTCCGTAGAAAACCACCGCTATGCCGCTGAAGTAGGCGATCCGCGCTCATTGCGAACGCGCCGCGTTGCCGGCGACGGTGACAGCGGCCCGCAAAGAATAACCGCACCCATGCCCGGCAAGATTGTCCGCATCCAGGTTGCAGAAAAGGCCCAGGTTGAGCAGGGCCAGGGGATCCTGGTGATTGAGGCCATGAAGATGCAAAACGAATTGAAGTCTCCCAAGAAAGGCGTGGTGCGGAAGATTTTGGTTAAAGAAGGCATGACCGCCAACGCTGGTGAAGTGCTGGCAATTGTGGAATAG
- a CDS encoding SurA N-terminal domain-containing protein — MKKRVSFLALLVLVAALVTAVFFFHMSGCSSSSHGSDVVASVNGKKLLRSDLDRYYKQQLAGAAQPPEGAQADSLRLNIVKSMIAEEIVLQRAEKLGLLASDEEVDSKINEFKAPNTEEGFQRWLKDQGLTLDELKRGIRRQLTIEKVYNKEINSKINVTDADIANYYNQHKTQFNWIEPVYHLAHIFVSSAPNPQLHNLKNDKAQNDTQAKAKIQQILNRLQNGEDFAALASNYSEDSETSANGGDLGFVQESALKTSTDPATRDAVGKLAAGQISGIVPLTDSAHRVAGYQIVKLISKEPAGQRDLNDPRVQQYIREQIRQTREQLLRAAYQEVVLNQARVENYLADEILKNNGQK, encoded by the coding sequence TTGAAAAAACGTGTTTCATTTCTAGCGCTCCTGGTGCTGGTTGCTGCGCTCGTCACCGCCGTGTTCTTCTTCCATATGTCGGGCTGCTCCTCCTCCTCCCACGGGAGTGACGTAGTGGCCAGCGTGAATGGCAAGAAGCTATTGCGGTCAGACTTGGATAGATACTACAAGCAGCAACTCGCCGGAGCAGCGCAACCTCCCGAAGGCGCTCAAGCCGACAGCTTGCGATTGAACATCGTGAAGTCCATGATTGCCGAAGAGATCGTGCTGCAGCGGGCGGAAAAGCTTGGGCTGCTGGCCTCCGATGAAGAAGTAGACAGCAAGATCAATGAATTCAAGGCCCCCAATACCGAAGAAGGATTTCAGCGCTGGCTCAAGGACCAGGGCCTGACCCTGGATGAGTTGAAGCGAGGGATACGCCGCCAGTTAACCATCGAGAAAGTCTATAACAAAGAGATCAACTCCAAAATCAACGTCACCGACGCCGATATTGCCAACTACTATAACCAGCATAAGACCCAATTCAACTGGATTGAGCCGGTCTATCACCTGGCCCACATTTTTGTCTCCTCCGCACCCAATCCACAGTTGCACAACTTAAAGAACGACAAGGCGCAGAACGATACCCAGGCGAAAGCCAAGATCCAGCAAATCCTGAACCGGCTGCAGAACGGCGAGGATTTCGCCGCTCTTGCCTCGAATTACTCCGAGGATTCGGAAACCAGCGCAAACGGCGGCGACTTGGGATTTGTCCAGGAATCTGCCCTGAAAACCAGCACCGATCCAGCTACGCGTGATGCCGTGGGCAAACTTGCCGCCGGCCAGATCAGCGGCATTGTTCCGCTCACCGATTCTGCCCACCGGGTCGCCGGCTACCAGATTGTGAAATTGATCTCCAAAGAGCCCGCTGGGCAGCGCGATTTGAACGATCCCCGGGTGCAACAGTACATTCGCGAACAAATACGCCAGACCCGGGAGCAGCTCCTGCGAGCAGCCTACCAGGAAGTCGTCCTGAACCAGGCCAGGGTCGAAAACTACTTGGCCGATGAGATTCTGAAAAACAACGGACAGAAATAG